The genomic interval TCCGGCTCATAATGGCGCAGGCGGATCGTTCCCGGCAGCGACGACAAAGGCGCGCGCCGCCGCTCGGCGCGATCGCCCGCGACATCGCTCCGCCGCGCTTCGCAAAAATCGCCCAGCACCGGCACCGCGCCCGTTTCCGCGGCGGGCGCCAGCCGCCATCCCTCGGGCCCGCTCGCCAGCCGAATGCCGTCGGCGTCGAACAGCGGCGCCAGCGCATCGCGCGTCCGATCACCCGACGCCGCATAGCCCGAAAAGGGCCAAGCGCCCCGGCAGCGCCCCGCGCCGCCGAGCAACGCGTCGCCGATCGACCCGGCATCGACGCTGCCCGCATCGGCCTCGACCTCGAAGGTGAGCGACGGAATCCGGTTCCCGAACGCCCCTAGTTCGAGTTCCTCGAAGACCGCATAGGCGAGACCGCGAAACGCGCTCGCCGACGCGATCCCCAGCGCCGACGCGATCAACGGATCGGCCGCCTGATCCTCGCTCCCGTCATACCAGCGGAAGGTGCAGCGCTCCCGAAAACTGCCGCTCGTCCCGCGCAGCAGATTGCCGTCGGCCCAGATGCGCCTGATCGCGCGGACGGGGCGCGACGACAACGCGATCGCCAGCGACACGGCATAGCTATATTCGGTCGTCGAGGGCCGTCCCTTGCCGCCGCCGCGCTTCGTCCGCCGCTCGATCAGGTCGGTCGCCCAGATCACGCTGCCCGCGACGCGCATCGTCCCGAACAATTGCGGAATCTGTTGCCCATAGGTCGACGCCTGAACCTTCAAATCGACGAGCCGCGGCCCCTCGCGCCCCTTGGGCTTGAAGATCTGGGCGTCGACCTGCTGCCCGACCGCCGCGCCGATCGCGGCGCCCACCGGGCCTCCGACAATCCCGCCCACTACCGTCAGCACCAACGTCGCCATCAATTTGCTCCCCGAAAATCCCCCTCCCGCAAGCGGGAGGGGCAGCGAGACTTGGGCGCTCGCGCCCTAGTCGCAGCGGGGTGGGCACAGCGGCAATCGCCAGCGCACCGCATCCCGCAATCCGTCATCCAGCGGCGTCTCCACCACCCGCCGCAGCCCCGCATGGGCATGGATGAAAGTCTCGGGCCCGATCAGGCCCAGATGATATTGCCGCGCCGGATGCGCGATCAGCGCGACATCGCCGGGACGCACCGCATCGCTAGCGCGAACGAAACCCGCCGCCGCGAGCGCGCCCTCGATCCGATCGAGGCACCAGCCGCGCAGCGGATAGGCCGCCGGCCGCGCCAGCCGCCGTCCCGCCGCCGCATAGGCCGCCCAGACCAACCCGACGCAGTCGAGCCCCGTCGCCGGATCTTTCCCCTGCGGGCGGAACCGGGCCCCCACCATCGCGCGCGCCGCGCGAAAGGCGGCCGCGCCGCAATCAGCCACCAGGATAGCGCGTCAACAGGTCGTTGCCCGGCAGATGCGCCTCACCGCGGAAATTGATCGCATTGGCAAAACGGTCGCGGCAGGTCGCAAGCTGCTTGTCGCATCCCTCGACCAGCCGCACGCGCACCGGACCCGAGGGCGCGAACGCCGGCGCCTCGGCGAGGTGAAGCCTGGCTCCGTCGGCGGAAATCACCGGGCTTTCCAGGCCGCAATTGGCGCCCTCGATCCACGACAAGCTGCCGAACGCCATCCCGTCCAGCGCCGCGTCGAGCGTCACCACGCGCCCCTCCACGGCCACGACGCGCCGGACATGCGTGCGCGGCGCCAGATCGATGCGGCACGCACGATCGCCCAGCATCGCGCGGCACGAGGGCGAAGTCGCCGGACACACCGGCCGGTCGAGCAGCCGCGTCACGCCCTGCAACTCGGCGGCAAAGGCGGCCCCGCGCTGCTCGATTGCGCCTAATGATCCGCGCGCGACCGTCACCGGCGCGGCCTCGGGCGCGGTCCAGTCGGTCACGAACAGCTCGAGCTCGGCCCCGTCCCATCGCCCCGCTTCCAGGTCGCGTGCGGCGATCGCATCGCTCGCAATCGCGCCCTCCAGGTCCATCGTCGCGACGTCGAGGCTATCG from uncultured Sphingopyxis sp. carries:
- a CDS encoding phage tail protein, producing the protein MATLVLTVVGGIVGGPVGAAIGAAVGQQVDAQIFKPKGREGPRLVDLKVQASTYGQQIPQLFGTMRVAGSVIWATDLIERRTKRGGGKGRPSTTEYSYAVSLAIALSSRPVRAIRRIWADGNLLRGTSGSFRERCTFRWYDGSEDQAADPLIASALGIASASAFRGLAYAVFEELELGAFGNRIPSLTFEVEADAGSVDAGSIGDALLGGAGRCRGAWPFSGYAASGDRTRDALAPLFDADGIRLASGPEGWRLAPAAETGAVPVLGDFCEARRSDVAGDRAERRRAPLSSLPGTIRLRHYEPERDFQLGQQTSLVAGGGAREERIDLPAVLPATSARALAQRLASAAADERETSVRHADLAALALTVGAVVAGADGSRWRLAGRTVRGNDISLELRRYQPLPAAELPAAPGAPVGVPDWPDAAGMVQLFDLPNLGSPAASAPRILIAAAGSNDGWRGADCWFVPSTGAEPIPIGSVRPAAALGLLAERWRRGATAFSIFPAP
- a CDS encoding NlpC/P60 family protein — encoded protein: MADCGAAAFRAARAMVGARFRPQGKDPATGLDCVGLVWAAYAAAGRRLARPAAYPLRGWCLDRIEGALAAAGFVRASDAVRPGDVALIAHPARQYHLGLIGPETFIHAHAGLRRVVETPLDDGLRDAVRWRLPLCPPRCD
- a CDS encoding DUF2163 domain-containing protein; the encoded protein is MTLMAAPGWLREEVVTLAWCWRLARRDGVAIGFTSHDRDLVIDGLAYRAAPGMKPSAIETSDSLDVATMDLEGAIASDAIAARDLEAGRWDGAELELFVTDWTAPEAAPVTVARGSLGAIEQRGAAFAAELQGVTRLLDRPVCPATSPSCRAMLGDRACRIDLAPRTHVRRVVAVEGRVVTLDAALDGMAFGSLSWIEGANCGLESPVISADGARLHLAEAPAFAPSGPVRVRLVEGCDKQLATCRDRFANAINFRGEAHLPGNDLLTRYPGG